TGGCTCTGCGAAAATTCAGGTAAGCCATTTTTAAATTTGTTTTGGCCGTTTCAACTAATGGGTGAGTGTAAAGATGAGAATTTTCAACTAACGCAAGTGCGGCATCAAGTTGATGTAAAGAAAGATCATAATTGGCCTGAGCTGCCTCTAGGGCTGTTTTATAATGTTGCATCTCTTCACGAGATACCGCTCGATTTCCAACTAGACCTTCCCGGCGTTTCAAATCCAGTTGTGCTTTAATCAGATTTGCTTTACCTACAATCACATTTTGTTGTGCTTGTGCGGCATTTTCAAAATATTGGCGGACTTGACGTACAGTTTGTGCTAAATCTGCTTTGGCTCGTTGTAGCGCCACCACATAATCAGTGGGATCCAGTTGAATTATGGTCTGGCCTTCAGTCACCAGTTGCGTGTCATCTGTTTTAATTTTAACGACGGTGCCGGGGACTTGAGGCATAAGTTGAACCATATTCCCGTTCACATAGGCATTATCGGTGGATAGTTTAAATCGTCCCGAAATAAGCCAATAGAGAAACCATATCAGCGCTATAAGTAAAAAAAGACCGCCAAGAACGAGCATCGCAGTCTTGCGTTTACGTAACGTTTCAGCTGTTGGACCACCCTGATCTTTAGATTGGGCTTCAGATTCTTTTATTTCTGCCATAATTTATAGCTCTCCACCTAAGGCTGCTAATAAGGCTACAAAAGCTTGCTTTTGACGCGTTTGTAAATTATATAAAATAGCTTTTTCTTGGACTAATAACTGTTTTAATTCAATAAGTTGGGTGTAATCAATAATTCCTTGAGTATAACGAGCTTGGAGTAATTTGTAATTGGATTCAGTATAGTTTAATGCCTGGTTTTGTGCGGTAATTTGAGCATCCAGTGTTTTCAAGGCAGATAATTGGTCACTTACTTGCTGTAATGAATTTAAAATGGTTTGATTATATTGGCTTACTGCGAGTTCATATTGCGCATAATTTGCTCCTAGATTTGCCTTGCGTGCACCCGCATCAAAAATAGGTAAATCAAAGGCAGCACTCACATTATCATTTTGCAGCCATATATTGAATGCTTTAGTAAAATAGATACTTTGCAGGCTTAACAGACCTTTCAAGTTAATATTCGGGAAGAATGCTGTTTTAGCTACATTGACTTGATGTGCGGCAGCTTCAGTTAAGGCCCGAGCTGAGGCTATATCCGGTCTTTGGGCAAGTATGTTTGCAGGAATTACTGCAGGCAACAGGAGTTGTTTCTTGTTATAAACAAAAGCTGCCGTCTCAATTTGTGTATTCAAAGGGTTTTTTCCCATTAATACGGCTAATTGATGGCGTGACTGCAGTTCAGCGCGTTTGTAATCTTCTATAGATAGTGTGGCTGCCTGAGCATTAGCTAATGCGGTTTTTACTGGAATATTGGATTCAATGCCTTGCTGTTCCCGACCTACGATGATATCAGCAAGCTGTTTTAACAAGCGTGCATTTTCTTTGGCTAACCGTTGTTGAATGATATTATTTTGAATGTCGAAATAAGTGGTAGCAACGGCAGTACTCAAAATGAGCCGAGTTTCAGCGAGATCCATCTGTGCAGCAAAGGCTTCACTGACTTTACTTGCTAAGTTTTCTCTATTTTTACCCCAAAAATCCAGCTCATAATTAAATTTTAAGCCAATGTCTGCAATGTTCGCTTGATCGACTTTGATAGAGTTGATTGGTGGGGGAACTTTGCCATGTATTGGAAAGTATGCCTTTTCCAAATAACCACTTGAGTCTATAAATGGCCAAAGTGATGAATAGGCAATTTTGGCAAGTTGTTGCGCCTGTTGAACTCGAGCTTCAGCGCTGCGCATATCAGGTGAATCAGCGAGTGCCACAGAAACGAGTTGTTTTAATTGTGGATCGATAAGCGGTTTAAGATAATGGATTGATTTTATATTTTTAGGAAGTTTATAACGATGTTTTATTGCTAAGTCAGCTGCATGAAGTGGTTCTGTATTCGTATGGACCTCACCAAAGAGGGAACAGCCCGTTAATGTGAGTGTGATTAATGCACAAATTACAAAAAACGAACGCAAAATTTAGATCCCTTTTGGTTTGATGGAATAAGTACTGTATCAATATTTTTTGAGAAAATACATTGATGAATTTATTTAAAAAATTTGGTATTAATTTTTAATTTTATAAAAATATGGTCTAGAATAATTTACATAAAGAATAAATTTAAAATAAAAAAGGGGAATAACATGCTGAAAAAAATAATCATAGTTAGCATTTGTCTCTCCACACTTGGAATGTTAAGTTCCTGTGGAACTGTTCATGGTTTTGGACAAGATGTATCGCATGTGGGTAAAGACATCCAAAGAGCTTCACGATAATCATTTTTCTCACTCCCTATAGCTAATCCTATAGGGAGTTTGTTTTGTGCTCGTGGGGCTAAATCTTCGTCAATACCAGGATCTCTATGATCACTCCCTAAGTAGGGGTATTACTCTAATTGGAATGGATTGCTCGCCACGAGTTAAAAAATGGTTTATGCCCTCCCAGATTATTTCGTTAAATTATTTCGCTTCTCCACCCATAAATTGAAGTCCACTGATTCTACCGGAGTCGTATTTTGGTCATGATGAAAATTATAGTTTAGCTTTATTGTCACGTTGAAATTTCAGTGTTTTTTCTTAAAAATTACATTGTGATGCAAAAAGAAGAGTCTGAAACTTGATGTTTGTGCGTTCTGTTTTCGGTGTTAAATAATCTCCAACGCACAGAAGTAGAGTTCACCACGAATGGATTGGTTATCCCATCCCAAGGTGTATATTGCTCCATGCTTTGAAAAAAACATAATTTAGGTGAAGATAAAAGAATTTTTTGATCGTATTTTTTACAAATTTTTAACAGCTCTCCTACTTTATTTTGAATTTCTTTAAAAACGTGCTCATCGTCAATTTCTTTATATCCATAAGCTAAAGTAATATGAAATAATCCAGGAACTTTGTTTTCCAGACCTAATTCTTTCGCGATCTGTTGAATAACTTTTTTTTGTTCTTCGGGTATGGATAAAATGAGCTGTAACCCAGAAAAATAGTCTATAGATTCAACTGAAATTGAGGGGGTAAAATTCAATTCAGACAGTTTTTTATTGATTTTTTGAAAAAATGGCAATTTTTTTGATATAAATGAAACCCAATTTTCCTGTGTTTCTTCTTTTGTATACAAATTACAGGTTGTCATATGATAACTGTGACGTGGCAAAGGAGAAAAATAGTCGCAAAGCACAGGGGTGTTTTTAAGAAAATGATAAATCTCGTCCCATAGATTATGATTTGTTTGTCCTACATCAGCAATAATAGTAACCCCGGGAAATTCCAGATAGTTTCCTTGATCATCGATTTTATTCAGGATAGGCATAAATAATAGGTATCAACATGTGGGTCGCTTAATATTTTAACTATCTTGCCAAGAGAAAACAACTTAACTCTTTCCAACCTGCATTTGCTTTTCAGTAACGACTTGATCCTCCATTAAATCATAAAATCTCTGAAGAGATATTAACTCAGGTTTGTGACCGGAGTTATAATTTTTGAGTTCTTGTAGTGTCGCTTCAATAGTTGCTTTTGTCTGTTGCCAATCGCCTTTGCTGAGTTCTGTTATTGCATTGTTGAGATTTTTATTGAGTACTACTTGTCTTTGTGCACCTTGTCTAAAGAATGAAAAATATTCTGATTGAACTCGAGCATCATTTATAGCGATTATCTGTTGTAGTTTTTCCACTAACCTAAAACAATCGGCTGCATGATGTACGTCTTTTTGGGCAACCTCTAAAAGATTCTCTTTTAAATCAGGGCTCAGTTTGGAACTGTTGATTAAGTCAGGTATTGATTCTTTATCAAAAGCTTTTTTCAGACCTTTTAATTCGTCTAGGACAGCAGTTTTTTTCAGCATTTGTTCGTTGTACGCTATTGCTTTATCCAATGCTTTATCAAAGGCATCCTGATTCGTGTTTAAAAATAATTCTTCTAAATCTAAAGTGTCAAAACCATCAATATGAGCGAATTCTTGTTGCGTCTTAGGCAGACCGATGGGGGCAACAAACTCATGTAAGCTATGTCCTCCAGAATTAAACAATAAGGCAGAAACATAGAGTTTTAAAAAAGATCCCAATTTTTCTTTAGATGCTAAAAGAGTCTCGTCAGTCGCTTTTTGGATGTGCTTTATTACTTCGGGTGATATTTTGCCTTCTTTTATAAGTTCAGCAGCTTGCTCCAGAACCTCATTGGTTACTTTACCGGAATCCATAATACTGATAATCAGATCTATTTGATTTTTTTTCGTCGCTTCATCGAGCGGCTTGCTTTGCTCTCCACCATCATTAGGTTTTGCTAGGACATCCATAGAGTCTGCTAATTTCTTAAGCTCTTTAATTTTCGCTAAAGCACGCAATTGGCAGAGCATGGTTCCTGATATTGAGTTTGAGAATGGATGAACCAGGCGAGAAAAATTATCTTGTACCCATTGAGCATTGGTATCATAGCTTGATTGATCGGAAGGTTTCAAAAACTCTTGGGTTTTGGCCATACGTGCTGGATCATCTATAGGCACTGGATCGCGATTTTGTAGAATACCAAGCGCACTTGTCGTTGTCGTATTTTGTAGTACACCTCGGGCAGTCTTTTTCGTAGTAGACTGATTTTCTTTGGCTACTTTTCCTCTGTCCAGGTAGATATCTTCATGATAAATGTCCAAAGGCAATAAATGGGGACCCTGTGAGGCAATAATCATTGCGACGAAAGCAGATGAGACTATTTCAATGATTTTTTGTCTTTGCTCATCAGAAAATTGCCCGAATATTTCCTTGTTTCGTAGTTTTGTTAAATAATCAGCATATTCATGCTCTGTATCATCAGATGGAGCATATTCTCCTCGCAAAACCTCTTCATATAATCCTGCATAAGAGCTGTATGCGGTTCCTTTAATCGCCTCTAAATGTTGGCTCATTTCATCCAATGTAAACTGTCCCAACTGGCTACTTAAAGTTTCATAAGCCAAATGTGTCTCAAAATATCGACGGGAGCTGTCATTATTTATGTCCTCAGGGGACTTAGAGATCTGAAAGCCTGCCAGTGCAGAGTCTTTGAGATACAGGTCGATTGCAGATCGAGTGTCTTCGTTTTTTGCACCGGCTAAGTACAAATGCTTTAATTCGTTAAATTTATCTTTATCATCGTGATATTTTGCGAGGAGCATTAATAATGCTTGTCCTACTGATATCTTCATAAACAGCCATTTATAAAAAAACATTCTTGACTTTAATTAAAGCACATTTTGCAATTATTTTTCATTTTTTGGCTGAATATATTGATTTATAAACTCATAATTCTGATTGGGAGAGTTCAGGTGATGCTTGGATTCTTCGGTTTTTTGCCCCCATTTCTCTCTTGATAAATGGTTGCCAGTGCCATAAAGGAATATCAAAATCATGTGCTTGAAATAACTCATTTAAATGAGAAATCAAGGCCTCTTTTTCTGGTAAATCAGGAGTGATTTGGATGGTGAAGTGATTTAAAGCCTGTTGCTGGATGGTGTAGTCATCAAATTGAAAAGGGAACGATGCCATTTTTTGACGAATCAAATCAGCAAAAATGGGAAATAATTGGTTATTTTGGGTTGCATAACAAATATCACCTACACGACCTTCAATTCCTGCCAGCCGTGTAAAAATGCCTTTTGAAGGTTCCTCAATCAACACATCATCTAAACGATAGCGAATTATCGGTTGAGTGGTGCGCAACAGATCCGTAATGATAGGAACAAACCGGCGTTCATCCAGCCATTCTTTTTCAATAATTAAATATTCTTCATTCATTAATAAATGGTTATTTTCTTTATCACTGATGGCCAAAAAGCCTTCGGTGCATTGATAAACCTGTGCTACCTGACAATTGAAAGCCGTGCTTATAATTGCCTCATCGCGTGGCTCTAACACTTCCGCAACCGCGAATATTTTTTTAGGAGTAATCGATAAGCGGTGTTTTTCCCTAGCTAAGGCCAGTAATACAGAGGTTGGTGCCGATAAAATGGTAGGTTGGATTTCATTTAATCGATCTCGATGGGCTTCGAAATGATCAAGCAAATCAAAAAAATGAAATTGGATTTTTTTGCTTTTACTGAGGGTTGTGTAAAGTTTGCTATTTGCCCTGAGGAAAAAAGCAATGCACTCATTTTTCTTAAA
This sequence is a window from Legionella cherrii. Protein-coding genes within it:
- a CDS encoding efflux RND transporter periplasmic adaptor subunit; translated protein: MAEIKESEAQSKDQGGPTAETLRKRKTAMLVLGGLFLLIALIWFLYWLISGRFKLSTDNAYVNGNMVQLMPQVPGTVVKIKTDDTQLVTEGQTIIQLDPTDYVVALQRAKADLAQTVRQVRQYFENAAQAQQNVIVGKANLIKAQLDLKRREGLVGNRAVSREEMQHYKTALEAAQANYDLSLHQLDAALALVENSHLYTHPLVETAKTNLKMAYLNFRRATIVAPATGYVAKRNVHPGQQVSMNSAMLAIVPLNDTWVDANFKETELNDIRVGQPVTLYADAYPGMTYHGHVVGLNAGTGSAFALLPPQNATGNWIKIVQRLPVRISLDPEELKKTPLQLGLSMRVTIDIHNLKGTRLAQITEPKVTFQTNVYKKQLAEVESIINEILHANSPDMSLPRKKV
- a CDS encoding efflux transporter outer membrane subunit — its product is MRSFFVICALITLTLTGCSLFGEVHTNTEPLHAADLAIKHRYKLPKNIKSIHYLKPLIDPQLKQLVSVALADSPDMRSAEARVQQAQQLAKIAYSSLWPFIDSSGYLEKAYFPIHGKVPPPINSIKVDQANIADIGLKFNYELDFWGKNRENLASKVSEAFAAQMDLAETRLILSTAVATTYFDIQNNIIQQRLAKENARLLKQLADIIVGREQQGIESNIPVKTALANAQAATLSIEDYKRAELQSRHQLAVLMGKNPLNTQIETAAFVYNKKQLLLPAVIPANILAQRPDIASARALTEAAAHQVNVAKTAFFPNINLKGLLSLQSIYFTKAFNIWLQNDNVSAAFDLPIFDAGARKANLGANYAQYELAVSQYNQTILNSLQQVSDQLSALKTLDAQITAQNQALNYTESNYKLLQARYTQGIIDYTQLIELKQLLVQEKAILYNLQTRQKQAFVALLAALGGEL
- a CDS encoding entericidin A/B family lipoprotein yields the protein MLKKIIIVSICLSTLGMLSSCGTVHGFGQDVSHVGKDIQRASR
- a CDS encoding DUF1868 domain-containing protein, encoding MPILNKIDDQGNYLEFPGVTIIADVGQTNHNLWDEIYHFLKNTPVLCDYFSPLPRHSYHMTTCNLYTKEETQENWVSFISKKLPFFQKINKKLSELNFTPSISVESIDYFSGLQLILSIPEEQKKVIQQIAKELGLENKVPGLFHITLAYGYKEIDDEHVFKEIQNKVGELLKICKKYDQKILLSSPKLCFFQSMEQYTPWDGITNPFVVNSTSVRWRLFNTENRTHKHQVSDSSFCITM
- a CDS encoding F390 synthetase-related protein, with the protein product MDKPLSEWPIINKKIMMHHFDEINTANIKKDHALELALKAEKTRDFSALINGIAVGLSSGTSGNRGLFLANAKERDAWAGILLAKALPEGFKKNECIAFFLRANSKLYTTLSKSKKIQFHFFDLLDHFEAHRDRLNEIQPTILSAPTSVLLALAREKHRLSITPKKIFAVAEVLEPRDEAIISTAFNCQVAQVYQCTEGFLAISDKENNHLLMNEEYLIIEKEWLDERRFVPIITDLLRTTQPIIRYRLDDVLIEEPSKGIFTRLAGIEGRVGDICYATQNNQLFPIFADLIRQKMASFPFQFDDYTIQQQALNHFTIQITPDLPEKEALISHLNELFQAHDFDIPLWHWQPFIKREMGAKNRRIQASPELSQSEL